CCGCGGCCCCGGCATCCCCGAGGCGGTGGCCGCACAGTTGTTCCGTCCGTTCTTCACCACCTCCGAGCACGGCACCGGGCTGGGCCTGTACATCGCCCGCGAGCTGTGCCGGGCCAACCAGGCGCGGCTGGAGTACGTGCCGGTGCCGGCCGGCGGCGCCTGCTTCCGCGTGGTCCTGCCCGGCCCGCACACCATGCTCGCGAACTGAGCGCCACACCGGCAACCCCCGTGGCGTCGAAAAATTGGCGCTGGACCCTGGACCTGGGCTATCTTTTCCCCACATGAACGAAACCCGAAGCGCCCTTGTCGTCGACGACGAACGCGACATCCGCGAACTGCTGGTACTGACCCTGGGCAGGATGGGGCTGCGCATCAGCACCGCCGCCAACCTCGCCGAAGCCCGCGAACTGCTGGCCAGCAACCCCTACGACCTGTGCATCACCGACATGCGCCTGCCCGATGGCAACGGCATCGAGCTGGTCAGCGAGATCGCCCGCCACTATCCGCGCACGCCGGTGGCGATGATCACCGCGTTCGGCAGCATGGACCTAGCGGTGGAAGCGCTGAAGGCCGGCGCCTTCGACTTCGTCAGCAAGCCGGTGGACATCCACGTGCTGCGCGGCCTGGTCAAGCACGCACTGGAACTCAACAACACCGAGCGCGCCGCGCCGCCGGCGCCGCCGCCGGAGCAGGCCAGCCGCCTGCTCGGCGCCTCGACCGCGATGGACGCGCTGCGCGCCACCATCGCCAAGGTCGCGCGCAGCCAGGCGCCGGTGTACATCCTCGGCGAGTCCGGCGTCGGCAAGGAACTGGTCGCGCGCACCATCCACGAACAGGGCGCGCGCGCGGCCGGGCCGTTCGTGCCGGTCAACTGCGGCGCGATCCCGGCCGAACTGATGGAAAGCGAGTTCTTCGGCCACAAGAAGGGCAGCTTCACCGGTGCCCACGCCGACCAGGCCGGCCTGTTCCAGGCCGCGCAGGGCGGCACCCTGTTCCTGGACGAAGTGGCCGAGCTGCCGCTGCCGATGCAGGTCAAGCTGCTGCGCGCGATCCAGGAGAAGTCGGTGCGCCCGGTCGGCGCCGCCACCGAGGTGCCGACCGACGTGCGCATCCTGTCGGCCACCCACAAGGACCTGGCCGACCTGGTCGCCGACGGCCGCTTCCGCCACGACCTGTACTACCGCATCAACGTGATCGAACTGCGCGTGCCGCCGCTGCGCGAGCGCGGCGGCGACCTGCCGCAACTGGCTGCGGCGATCCTGGCACGGCTGGCCAAGGGCCATGGCCGGATCACCCCGCTGCTGTCGCCATCGGCGCTGGACGCCCTGAACCGCTACGCCTTCCCCGGCAACGTGCGCGAACTGGAGAACATCCTCGAGCGCGCCCTGGCGATGGCCGAGGACGACCAGATCAGCGCCGCCGACCTGCACCTGCCGCAGCCCGGCAACAGCGCCCGCGCCGCGGCCGAAGCCGCCCCCGCCCTGCCGCCCGGCGTGGTCGATATCGACCCGACCTCCTCCGCCCTGCCCTCCTACATCGAGCAGCTCGAACGCGCCGCGATCCAGAAGGCGCTGGAGGAAAACCGCTGGAACAAGACCCGCACCGCCGCCCAGCTCGGCATCACCTTCCGCGCGCTGCGCTACAAGCTCAAGAAGTTGGGGATGGAGTAGAAGAGCTGGGATTGGGGAATTGGGATTGGGGATTCGTAAAAGCACGCTTCCCCTGCCCTGCACCTATATTCGGCCCAGGCAGAAAAAGCAGGATCAACGCCCCCAGATGAAGCGCCGCTGCGCTGGCATTTACGAATCCCCAATCCCGAATGCCGAATCCCGGCCCCATCAGTCCTTGGTGACGCGATTGATCTCGGCCAAGCTGGTGATGCCGTTGCGGGCCTTGAGCAGCGCCGACTGGCGCAGGTCCTTGACCCCGATCTTCTGCGCCGCCTCGGCGATGTCCATCGCGTTGCCGCCCTGCAGCACGATCGCCGCGATCTCGTCGTTCATCGGCATCACCTGGTAGATGCCGGTACGCCCCTTGTAGCCTTCGGTGCACTCGTCGCAGCCGACGGCCTCGAACAGCTGGATGCCGGCGGCGATTTCCGCCGCGCTGAATCCCTCGGCCAGCAGCGCATTCTCCGGAAGCTGGCTGGGGCGCTTGCAGTTGTTGCACAGGCGCCGCGCCAGGCGCTGCGCGATCACCAGCGTTACCGAACTGGTGATGTTGTACGGCGCGATGCCCATGTTCATCAGGCGCGCGATGGTCTGCGGCGCATCGTTGGTATGCAGCGTGGACAGCACCATGTGGCCGGTCTGCGCCGCCTTGATCGCGATCTCGGCGGTCTCCAGGTCGCGGATTTCGCCGACCATGATGATGTCCGGATCCTGGCGCAGGAACGAACGCAGCGCCACGGCGAAGGTCATGCCGCGCTTGTTGTTCTGCTGCACCTGGTTCACGCCGGGCAGGCGGATTTCCACCGGATCCTCGGCGGTGGAGATGTTGCGGGTATCGTCGTTGAGGATGCCCAGCGCGGTATACAGCGACACCGTCTTGCCCGAACCGGTCGGGCCGGTCACCAGCACCATGCCGTAGGGCTTGTGGATCGCGTCCAAGAACAGCTTCTGCTGTTCCGGCTCGTAGCCGAGCTTGTCGATGCCCAGCTTGGCCGCGCTGCCGTCGAGGATACGCAGCACGATCTTCTCGCCGAACAGCGTCGGCAAGGTGCTGACACGGAAGTCGATCTGCTTGCTCTTGGACAGGTTGAGCTTGATGCGCCCGTCCTGCGGCACCCGCTTCTCGGCGATGTCCAGCTGCGACATCACCTTCAGCCGCGCCGCGATGCGCTGGTTGAGCTTGACCGGCGCCTTGGCCACGCTCTTGAGCAGGCCATCGATGCGCAGCCGCACCCGGTAGTCGTCCTCGTACGGCTCGAAATGGATGTCCGAGGCGCCGCGGCGGATTGCATCGACCAGCATCTTGTTCACGAACTTGACCACGGGCGTGTCGTCGCCCTTGGCATCGACGCCGGTATCGCCGCCGCTGCCCATGTCCTCGTCGCCGGCCCCGACCTCGAGGTTGTCCATGCCCTCCTCGTCATCGCCCAGCGCATTGCCGATCGCATCGCTGCGCGCCTGCCACTGCTCCAGCGTGCGCCGGATCTGGTCCTCGTCGACCAGGATCGGCTCGACCGTCAGATTGGTATGGAACTTGATGTCGTCCAGCGCCCGGGTCTGGGTCGGATTGCTGATCCCGACGAACAGCCGCGTACCGCGCTTGAACAGCGGCAGCACCTGGTGCTTCTGCAGCAACTCCTCGCT
This sequence is a window from Xanthomonas sp. CFBP 8443. Protein-coding genes within it:
- a CDS encoding sigma-54 dependent transcriptional regulator, producing MNETRSALVVDDERDIRELLVLTLGRMGLRISTAANLAEARELLASNPYDLCITDMRLPDGNGIELVSEIARHYPRTPVAMITAFGSMDLAVEALKAGAFDFVSKPVDIHVLRGLVKHALELNNTERAAPPAPPPEQASRLLGASTAMDALRATIAKVARSQAPVYILGESGVGKELVARTIHEQGARAAGPFVPVNCGAIPAELMESEFFGHKKGSFTGAHADQAGLFQAAQGGTLFLDEVAELPLPMQVKLLRAIQEKSVRPVGAATEVPTDVRILSATHKDLADLVADGRFRHDLYYRINVIELRVPPLRERGGDLPQLAAAILARLAKGHGRITPLLSPSALDALNRYAFPGNVRELENILERALAMAEDDQISAADLHLPQPGNSARAAAEAAPALPPGVVDIDPTSSALPSYIEQLERAAIQKALEENRWNKTRTAAQLGITFRALRYKLKKLGME
- the pilB gene encoding type IV-A pilus assembly ATPase PilB, producing MNAAVSANLVGITGIARRLVQDGAVEEAVARTAMAHAAEAKIPLPQWFSEKKLATAAQLAAANAVEFGMPLLDVSVFDANQSAIKLVSEELLQKHQVLPLFKRGTRLFVGISNPTQTRALDDIKFHTNLTVEPILVDEDQIRRTLEQWQARSDAIGNALGDDEEGMDNLEVGAGDEDMGSGGDTGVDAKGDDTPVVKFVNKMLVDAIRRGASDIHFEPYEDDYRVRLRIDGLLKSVAKAPVKLNQRIAARLKVMSQLDIAEKRVPQDGRIKLNLSKSKQIDFRVSTLPTLFGEKIVLRILDGSAAKLGIDKLGYEPEQQKLFLDAIHKPYGMVLVTGPTGSGKTVSLYTALGILNDDTRNISTAEDPVEIRLPGVNQVQQNNKRGMTFAVALRSFLRQDPDIIMVGEIRDLETAEIAIKAAQTGHMVLSTLHTNDAPQTIARLMNMGIAPYNITSSVTLVIAQRLARRLCNNCKRPSQLPENALLAEGFSAAEIAAGIQLFEAVGCDECTEGYKGRTGIYQVMPMNDEIAAIVLQGGNAMDIAEAAQKIGVKDLRQSALLKARNGITSLAEINRVTKD